In the genome of Flaviflexus ciconiae, one region contains:
- a CDS encoding HpcH/HpaI aldolase family protein produces MAIPEQCVWLSEPSTAKVDIAKLTGFDGVILDVEHGLFELRSLDWMVSYIKANGLRAIVKVLGPEREPIQQALDFGADAVVIPHVESVEHAMRVTAFAKFPPLGDRSLAGGRTATYVAYTDEGVAEMDRSTKCYPMIEDAGALEDVEEILALDTVDGIFVGPTDLALRREGGIYTANDAEVEDILRAARAANAAGKPWIFPAWSAKEQDIAVRERAAIVGLAMEYSVLYSGFAKVKSEFEQIVERNGS; encoded by the coding sequence ATGGCAATTCCAGAGCAATGCGTCTGGCTTTCAGAACCCTCGACTGCCAAAGTCGACATCGCGAAACTAACTGGATTCGATGGGGTGATTCTCGACGTCGAACACGGACTGTTTGAACTTCGTTCTCTTGACTGGATGGTCTCGTACATCAAGGCGAACGGCTTGCGAGCAATCGTCAAGGTTCTTGGACCGGAACGGGAACCGATCCAGCAGGCCTTGGACTTCGGTGCAGATGCGGTAGTGATTCCCCACGTTGAGTCGGTTGAACACGCAATGCGGGTCACTGCGTTCGCCAAGTTCCCGCCGCTCGGTGATCGGAGCCTCGCAGGCGGCAGGACTGCTACCTACGTGGCGTACACGGATGAAGGGGTGGCCGAGATGGATCGGTCAACAAAGTGTTACCCGATGATTGAAGATGCTGGCGCCCTCGAAGACGTCGAAGAGATTCTTGCTCTTGACACTGTTGATGGCATCTTTGTGGGCCCCACGGACCTGGCACTTCGGCGCGAAGGCGGAATCTACACGGCGAATGACGCAGAGGTCGAGGACATTCTTCGTGCGGCTCGGGCCGCTAATGCGGCGGGTAAGCCGTGGATTTTCCCGGCATGGTCCGCAAAAGAACAGGATATTGCTGTTCGCGAACGCGCGGCCATCGTCGGGCTCGCAATGGAGTACAGCGTTCTCTACAGTGGCTTCGCCAAGGTAAAGAGTGAGTTCGAGCAGATTGTGGAAAGGAATGGTTCGTGA
- a CDS encoding proline--tRNA ligase translates to MSNLFVRTLRENPADAEVPSHQLLVRAGYIRRAAPGIYSWLPLGLRVLRKVEKIVRDEMNATGAQEVHFPALLPREPYEASNRWTEYGPNLFRLKDRRDNDYLLAPTHEEMFTLLVKDLYSSYKDLPLNIYQIQTKYRDEARPRAGLIRGREFIMKDAYSFDVHDEGLEVQYQTMRDAYEKIFNRLGLDYVICSAMSGAMGGSRSEEFLHPTEIGEDTFVRAASGYAANAEAVTTPQADDVDFSDVPAAQVYETPESTTIEALVDVANTLLPRDTPWEAKDTLKNVVLVLSHPGGEKEVIVVALPGDRDVDLKRVEAALAPAEVDVAGPEDLKNHPELVPGYIGPEVIGPNSPNRVVDEDGNISGSVRFLVDPRIARGSAWVTGANENEKHVFNLVYGRDFEADGTIEAVEIREGDPAPDGSGPLELARGIEVGHIFQLGRKYAEALDLKVLDENGKSQVVTMGSYGLGVTRVLAALAEKNHDDLGLAWPINIAPAHIHVLATGKGAEIFETAESLSGELTKAGFEVIYDDRAKVSAGVKFKDYELLGVPYGLVVGRGLAEGKVEIRNRVTGESTEVPVEEAVERVAELLKTDLEAHGE, encoded by the coding sequence ATGTCAAATCTCTTTGTCCGGACCCTGCGCGAGAACCCCGCTGACGCGGAGGTCCCATCGCACCAGCTACTCGTACGCGCAGGCTATATCCGCCGTGCCGCCCCCGGCATCTACTCCTGGCTGCCGCTGGGCCTGCGGGTGCTCCGCAAGGTCGAGAAGATCGTGCGCGACGAGATGAATGCAACGGGAGCGCAGGAAGTGCACTTCCCGGCACTCCTGCCGCGCGAACCCTACGAGGCATCAAACAGGTGGACCGAGTACGGCCCGAACCTGTTCCGTCTCAAGGACCGTCGCGACAACGACTACCTTCTGGCTCCTACGCACGAAGAGATGTTCACCCTGCTGGTGAAGGATCTCTACTCCTCGTACAAGGACCTGCCGCTGAATATCTACCAGATTCAGACGAAGTACCGCGACGAGGCACGTCCCCGTGCGGGCCTGATCCGTGGCCGCGAGTTCATCATGAAGGACGCATACTCCTTCGATGTTCACGATGAGGGGCTGGAAGTTCAGTACCAGACGATGAGGGACGCGTATGAGAAGATCTTCAACCGTCTCGGACTCGACTACGTCATCTGCTCCGCGATGTCCGGAGCCATGGGTGGTTCCCGCTCCGAAGAGTTCCTTCACCCCACTGAAATCGGTGAGGACACGTTCGTACGCGCTGCCTCCGGCTATGCTGCCAACGCGGAAGCCGTGACCACACCCCAGGCTGACGACGTCGACTTCTCCGACGTTCCCGCGGCCCAGGTATACGAAACACCCGAGTCGACTACGATCGAGGCCCTCGTCGACGTCGCCAACACGTTGCTGCCCCGGGACACTCCCTGGGAGGCCAAGGATACGCTGAAGAACGTTGTCCTCGTGCTCAGCCATCCCGGCGGTGAAAAGGAAGTTATCGTTGTGGCACTTCCCGGCGACCGCGATGTCGACCTCAAGCGCGTCGAGGCGGCGCTAGCGCCTGCCGAGGTGGACGTGGCGGGACCCGAGGATCTCAAGAACCACCCCGAGCTCGTTCCCGGCTACATCGGTCCCGAGGTTATTGGACCGAACTCACCCAACCGCGTGGTCGACGAAGATGGAAACATCTCGGGCTCGGTCCGCTTCCTTGTTGATCCCCGGATTGCACGCGGCTCAGCTTGGGTGACCGGTGCGAACGAGAACGAGAAGCACGTCTTCAACCTCGTCTATGGACGCGACTTCGAAGCGGATGGAACCATTGAGGCCGTGGAGATTCGCGAGGGCGATCCCGCACCCGACGGTTCGGGACCTCTCGAACTTGCTCGCGGCATCGAAGTCGGCCACATTTTCCAGCTTGGTCGCAAGTACGCCGAGGCGCTCGATCTCAAGGTTCTTGACGAGAACGGCAAGTCCCAGGTTGTCACCATGGGCTCCTACGGCCTTGGTGTCACCCGCGTGCTCGCAGCACTGGCGGAGAAGAACCACGACGACCTCGGTTTGGCATGGCCGATCAATATCGCGCCCGCCCACATCCACGTGCTCGCCACCGGCAAGGGTGCAGAAATCTTTGAAACCGCCGAGTCACTGTCGGGTGAGCTGACAAAGGCTGGCTTCGAAGTCATCTACGACGACCGTGCAAAGGTATCCGCCGGCGTCAAGTTCAAGGATTACGAGCTACTCGGCGTTCCCTACGGTCTTGTCGTTGGGCGCGGCCTCGCCGAAGGCAAGGTCGAGATCCGCAACCGAGTGACCGGTGAATCCACCGAGGTGCCCGTCGAGGAAGCCGTAGAGCGCGTTGCTGAACTTCTCAAGACTGACCTGGAAGCGCACGGAGAGTGA
- a CDS encoding carbon-nitrogen hydrolase family protein: MTIKAAVVQFSPGKNKGENLDAIEHHLRAASAEGVRLAVLPEFAIYTAPVMGQEFVDAAESVDGPSIRRLQELTTELKIAIVAGMNETADGKRIHNTLVGIDGGETVAVYRKVHLYDAFGYKESSHVIPAEPGNGDTFEVDGFTVGMQTCYDLRFPEVSRLLIDAGATVLALPAEWVPGPQKEYHWNTLIRARAIENTAYVVAADQSGPAGVGQSAIIDPMGVALAQIGETQGIVTAEISKERLESARQTNPALVARRYRVDKGES; this comes from the coding sequence GTGACCATTAAGGCAGCAGTTGTCCAGTTCAGCCCCGGCAAGAACAAGGGCGAGAATCTCGACGCTATTGAACACCATCTGAGAGCCGCCTCGGCAGAAGGCGTGCGCCTAGCAGTTCTTCCCGAATTTGCGATCTACACCGCCCCGGTCATGGGACAGGAGTTTGTTGATGCCGCAGAATCTGTCGATGGTCCGAGCATACGGCGGCTCCAAGAGCTCACCACGGAACTGAAGATCGCAATTGTTGCTGGAATGAACGAGACGGCGGACGGAAAACGGATCCACAACACGCTCGTCGGTATCGACGGGGGAGAGACCGTCGCCGTTTACCGGAAGGTTCATCTCTACGACGCTTTCGGATACAAAGAATCCTCGCACGTGATTCCCGCGGAGCCGGGCAACGGCGATACCTTTGAGGTTGATGGCTTTACGGTCGGAATGCAGACCTGCTACGACCTGAGATTCCCCGAGGTCAGCAGACTCCTGATTGATGCCGGGGCAACAGTTCTTGCTCTGCCGGCCGAATGGGTTCCCGGCCCTCAAAAGGAGTATCACTGGAACACGCTTATCCGGGCCCGAGCGATTGAGAACACCGCCTATGTGGTTGCGGCGGATCAGAGCGGCCCGGCAGGAGTTGGCCAAAGCGCAATTATTGACCCCATGGGAGTGGCGCTCGCCCAGATTGGTGAAACGCAGGGGATCGTGACCGCAGAGATTTCTAAAGAGCGACTTGAATCTGCTCGGCAAACCAATCCTGCGCTTGTGGCGAGGCGATACCGCGTGGACAAGGGTGAGTCGTGA
- a CDS encoding GntR family transcriptional regulator has protein sequence MKTSSDSGRGITGRPSAGERAYSCIRDAILKGEFKEGDFLDEVELAHFVGTSRTPVREALKRLAAEKFVDILPRRGTQVHIISPTELEEGFTARYVFESFAIGELVDQNIDPTVLSDPHLVDHEAAGREQRWYDVVVADQRFHSSLVSQAGNSIITELHESLLRRQFRMGVRTVSSMPQRIDLINAQHREILESIRAGDKARALSVLQAHLLDIPGISSNSYS, from the coding sequence ATGAAGACTTCTTCCGACTCCGGCCGCGGCATCACCGGCAGGCCTTCCGCAGGCGAGCGTGCTTACAGCTGTATTCGGGATGCGATTCTCAAAGGAGAGTTCAAGGAAGGCGACTTTCTCGACGAAGTAGAGCTTGCACACTTTGTAGGAACGTCGCGCACTCCGGTTCGAGAAGCACTTAAACGCCTTGCTGCGGAAAAGTTCGTTGATATCCTCCCCCGCCGTGGCACCCAAGTACACATCATTAGCCCTACGGAACTCGAGGAGGGATTTACCGCCCGATATGTCTTCGAGTCATTCGCTATCGGCGAGCTCGTTGATCAAAATATTGACCCAACAGTCCTGTCGGACCCTCACCTCGTTGATCACGAAGCCGCCGGACGTGAGCAACGCTGGTATGACGTTGTTGTCGCTGACCAGAGATTCCACTCCAGTCTCGTCAGCCAAGCGGGTAACTCGATTATTACCGAGCTGCACGAATCGCTCTTGAGAAGACAGTTCCGCATGGGAGTACGTACCGTCTCGTCTATGCCTCAACGGATCGATCTTATTAACGCTCAGCACCGGGAGATTCTCGAATCCATTCGAGCAGGCGACAAGGCGCGAGCACTCTCCGTTCTTCAGGCACACCTGCTAGACATCCCCGGTATCTCCAGCAACTCTTACTCCTGA
- a CDS encoding GNAT family N-acetyltransferase, with product MFWGSSGRRVMRLPGRYRKAVHDHLAKDPVGSVLAAVHADSMGLGSSRMLGIVDNGELSSTVWYGANLVPVGTSHDDRILYADFILRRPRECSSIVGDSAEVLDLWEMLRHDWRVEAEVRASQPSLVAGDLRVAPDPRVRPAELADAPMVSPAAVAMFTEEVGYDPTQYGPGYVSRVYELCRLGNTFIRTGIGPDGTERVEFKADIGASYNGVAQIQGVWTAPDLRGTGIATGAMAAVVELVRKRVAPTVSLYVNSYNHAALRVYDKVGFHQVGEYATILL from the coding sequence ATGTTTTGGGGATCATCTGGTCGCCGCGTTATGCGGTTGCCGGGCCGATACCGCAAGGCGGTACACGACCATCTCGCCAAAGACCCGGTCGGCTCTGTGCTGGCAGCGGTGCACGCTGACTCCATGGGGCTTGGCTCCTCCCGCATGCTCGGCATAGTTGATAACGGGGAGCTGTCTTCGACCGTTTGGTACGGGGCGAACCTGGTGCCGGTTGGGACCAGTCATGACGACCGGATTCTCTACGCGGACTTTATTCTGCGCAGGCCGAGAGAATGCTCCTCGATTGTGGGGGACTCAGCCGAAGTCTTGGATTTATGGGAAATGCTCCGGCACGACTGGCGGGTAGAAGCCGAGGTGCGTGCCAGCCAGCCTTCCCTTGTGGCGGGTGACCTTCGCGTTGCACCTGATCCGCGAGTCCGCCCGGCCGAACTGGCTGATGCTCCGATGGTTTCGCCCGCGGCCGTTGCCATGTTTACCGAAGAAGTCGGCTACGACCCGACCCAGTACGGACCCGGCTACGTGTCGAGAGTGTATGAACTTTGCAGGCTCGGCAATACCTTTATCCGCACCGGAATCGGCCCCGACGGGACCGAACGCGTTGAATTCAAGGCAGATATTGGCGCTAGCTACAACGGCGTCGCCCAAATCCAGGGCGTGTGGACGGCACCCGATCTACGGGGAACGGGAATCGCTACGGGAGCTATGGCGGCGGTTGTAGAACTGGTGCGCAAGCGCGTCGCCCCGACCGTGTCACTGTACGTCAACTCCTACAATCACGCCGCACTAAGGGTCTACGACAAGGTCGGATTCCACCAGGTTGGCGAGTACGCAACAATCCTTCTATAG